In one window of Henckelia pumila isolate YLH828 chromosome 1, ASM3356847v2, whole genome shotgun sequence DNA:
- the LOC140875697 gene encoding protein CYCLOPS-like isoform X1 — MEMEGRSYTEFHRNTSEEMFIKTMMESSIGMPAPTMEMMGFKNLTQSFRTDSEELFKSWLTNGEKQSQTLKRSTFVYQNNGSHPTNAGHRPRQASRRISAELASLTNQIGGIGQKKAEDTTQVTQTTSFADDLSNDLHSNRPGAEKGLQGSNLFLAKAWFHSSQPMTRSRSSELRRRYAAMQNSQTTIGMEAMQSVSGNGANNFKQETTEANGFNIIPTSQAPSQYGPFMSPSHSSSSAFHNQQIGNTDKISSVVSMLKGTLERKKLGNQIEKEAADDSSFGYYSTDILANTGLNQRGGVFGCENQVSFQDASTIGAREAGVLQMIEESLLEGIMDPVNPTQMRTFSREPSQSESSAAAPVISNGFEICDDLCVSAQGPSVCESSRYQMGNGRSPDNSSRTKDFRECIYDNLKDNQKKRGLIRYGSVNSSCSAERGDPTKKRRVERSRKMAEAKERSSIPTIPSDMQSILKRCENLEKEVRSLKLNLAFMNRKDSEQTKQIEELQKQNKELGEEKERLLEEIERIIAETGKM, encoded by the exons ATGGAGATGGAGGGAAGAAGCTACACAGAGTTTCACAGAAACACGAGCGAAGAGATGTTCATAAAGACGATGATGGAGAGTTCTATTGGGATGCCTGCTCCAACTATGGAGATGATGGGATTCAAGAATCTCACGCAGAGTTTCCGAACAGACAGCGAAGAACTCTTCAAAAGCTGGCTCACTAATGGAGAG AAGCAATCTCAAACATTAAAGAGAAGCACCTTTGTTTATCAGAACAATGGAAGTCATCCGACGAATGCAGGGCATCGACCTCGGCAAGCATCAAGGAG GATATCGGCTGAACTAGCGAGCTTAACTAATCAAATTGGGGGCATAGGTCAGAAAAAGGCAGAAGATACCACACAAGTTACACAAACTACATCTTTTGCCGATGACTTGTCTAATGATCTACATTCAAACAG GCCTGGAGCTGAAAAGGGCTTGCAGGGTAGTAATTTGTTCTTGGCAAAG GCCTGGTTTCACAGTTCCCAACCCATGACCAGGAGTAGGTCCTCTGAGTTGAG GAGGAGATATGCTGCTATGCAGAATTCACAGACAACGATAGGTATGGAGGCAATGCAGAGTGTATCTGGAAATGGTGCCAACAATTTCAAGCAAGAGACAACAGAGGCAAATGGGTTCAATATCATACCTACAAGCCAGGCTCCAAGCCAATACGGTCCATTCATGTCTCCATCTCATTCATCGTCGTCTGCGTTCCACAATCAACAAATAGGGAATACTGATAAAATCTCTTCCGTTGTGAGCATGCTGAAGGGTACACTAGAACGCAAGAAACTCGGTAACCAGATCGAAAAGGAAGCTGCAGATGACAGTTCTTTTGGCTATTACAGCACTGACATCTTGGCAAACACAGGCTTAAACCAGCGGGGAGGGGTTTTTGGATGTGAAAATCAAGTAAGTTTTCAAGATGCATCCACAATTGGAGCCAGGGAAGCTGGAGTCCTACAAATGATCGAAGAGTCATTATTGGAAGGTATTATGGATCCAGTGAACCCGACCCAGATGAGAACCTTTTCTAGGGAGCCATCTCAAAGTGAATCCTCGGCTGCTGCTCCAGTGATTTCAAATGGTTTCGAGATCTGTGACGATCTTTGTGTTTCAGCTCAGGGTCCTAGTGTTTGTGAGAGCTCTAGGTATCAAATGGGAAATGGAAGGAGTCCAGACAACAGCTCGAGAACTAAAG ATTTCAGAGAATGCATATATGATAACTTAAAAGACAATCAGAAG AAACGAGGGCTGATTCGATATGGATCCGTGAACTCATCCTGTTCAG CTGAGAGAGGAGATCCTACAAAAAAGCGTAGAGTCGAGCGCTCACGAAA GATGGCGGAAGCAAAGGAAAGAAGTTCAATACCAACAATTCCTTCAGATATGCAATCGATTTTAAAGAGGTGTGAAAATCTTGAGAAGGAAGTGCGTTCACTTAAACTTAACTTGGCTTTCATGAATAG AAAAGATTCCGAGCAGACGAAGCAAATAGAAGAACTACAGAAACAGAATAAGGAGTTGGGTGAAGAGAAGGAGAGACTTCTTGAAGAAATTGAGAGAATTATTGCAGAAACAGGGAAGATGTGA
- the LOC140874629 gene encoding ATP-dependent Clp protease proteolytic subunit 4, chloroplastic: MDSLILSAPFSHHSSAASSCRSHHPVPQNPPPAALCLHRSKTRRRALPLRCSVTSFDHQTIGSSVAAPSAESLLLHLTASSTQTPATAIRGADSDAMGLLLKERIVFLGSSIDDFVADSIISQLLLLDAQDSTKDIRLFINSSGGSLSATMAIFDVVRLVRADVSTIALGIAASTASIILAGGTKGKRFAMPNTRIMIHQPLGGASGQAIDVEIQAKEVMHNKKNVTGIISDCSGRSFEQVEKDIDRDRYMSPIEAVEYGLIDGVIDRDSIIPLEPVPERVKPSTFNYEEISKDPRKFLTPDIPDDEIY, translated from the exons ATGGACTCGCTCATCCTCTCCGCGCCGTTCTCCCACCACTCGTCCGCCGCATCTAGCTGCCGCAGCCACCATCCGGTCCCTCAAAATCCGCCACCTGCTGCTCTCTGCCTGCATCGTTCCAAAACCCGCCGCCGAGCCTTACCCCTCAGATGCTCCGTCACGTCCTTCGACCACCAAACTATCGGCTCCTCCGTCGCCGCGCCATCGGCGGAATCCCTATTGCTCCACCTCACAGCTTCTTCCACTCAGACTCCCGCCACCGCCATTCGTGGCGCGGATTCCGACGCCATGGGGTTGTTGCTCAAGGAGCGCATTGTCTTCCTGGGGAGCAGTATTGATGATTTTGTCGCTGATTCAATTATTAGTCAGCTGTTACTGTTAGACGCTCAGGATTCGACCAAGGATATCCGGCTCTTCATCAATTCTTCTGGTGGCTCACTCAG CGCTACAATGGCCATCTTTGATGTTGTACGGCTAGTTAGGGCTGATGTCTCCACGATTGCTCTTGGCATAGCAGCATCAACGGCATCCATCATTCTTGCTGGTGGCACTAAAGGCAAACGCTTTGCGATGCCCAATACCCGAATCATGATCCACCAACCTCTTGGAGGTGCTAGTGGGCAAGCTATTGATGTGGAAATTCAAGCCAAGGAGGTAATGCATAACAAGAAGAACGTCACAGGAATTATATCTGATTGCTCCGGTAGATCATTTGAACAAGTTGAAAAGGATATTGATAGAGATCGCTACATGTCCCCCATTGAAGCAGTTGAATATGGCTTAATAGATGGAGTTATTGATAGGGATAGCATTATTCCACTTGAGCCTGTCCCAGAAAGAGTTAAGCCCTCTACATTCAATTATGAGGAGATCAGCAAGGACCCGAGAAAGTTTTTGACACCTGATATCCCTGATGATGAGATATATTAG
- the LOC140886601 gene encoding uncharacterized protein isoform X2: MNRSLGAPALKRKRPETDSPGLVDAERAILDSIKSKKDLGIWVRDIKLDTKLTDHVVNKSLKSLIAKKLVKEVVNIQYKGKKHYMAVEFEPSKEISGGDWYIDGNLDKEFIKALQDLCLWYMRSQRVATLQGVHNELKKSDVVNFELSAQQIEEILNSLVLDDEIIEVKSNGLGDYRSIPIGTICYRVASVAGVAKGSKVGAFASIPCGACPRINQCTSDGVISPSNCVYYNKWLDIEF; this comes from the coding sequence ATGAATCGATCCCTTGGAGCTCCTGCCCTTAAGCGGAAAAGGCCTGAAACAGATTCCCCAGGCCTGGTTGATGCTGAACGTGCTATTCTCgattcaatcaaaagcaaaaagGATTTGGGTATATGGGTAAGAGACATCAAATTAGACACCAAGCTAACTGATCATGTAGTAAACAAATCACTCAAGTCTTTGATTGCCAAGAAGTTGGTAAAAGAGGTGGTCAACATTCAGTACAAGGGGAAGAAACACTACATGGCCGTCGAGTTTGAGCCTTCGAAGGAGATAAGTGGAGGTGATTGGTACATAGATGGGAACCTCGACAAAGAATTTATTAAGGCACTCCAAGACTTGTGCCTATGGTACATGCGGTCTCAGAGGGTTGCTACGTTACAAGGGGTGCATAATGAATTGAAGAAGAGTGATGTGGTGAATTTCGAACTCTCTGCTCAACAAATTGAAGAGATACTGAATTCCTTGGTTTTGGATGATGAGATTATAGAGGTTAAGAGCAATGGATTGGGGGATTATCGTTCCATACCCATCGGAACAATTTGCTATCGAGTAGCAAGTGTTGCCGGGGTCGCCAAAGGCTCCAAGGTAGGTGCGTTTGCTTCAATTCCTTGTGGTGCTTGTCCCCGAATCAATCAGTGTACATCCGATGGCGTAATTTCTCCAAGTAATTGTGTTTACTACAATAAATGGTTGGACATAGAGTTTTGA
- the LOC140886601 gene encoding uncharacterized protein isoform X1: protein MDPQMSAFFGMNRSLGAPALKRKRPETDSPGLVDAERAILDSIKSKKDLGIWVRDIKLDTKLTDHVVNKSLKSLIAKKLVKEVVNIQYKGKKHYMAVEFEPSKEISGGDWYIDGNLDKEFIKALQDLCLWYMRSQRVATLQGVHNELKKSDVVNFELSAQQIEEILNSLVLDDEIIEVKSNGLGDYRSIPIGTICYRVASVAGVAKGSKVGAFASIPCGACPRINQCTSDGVISPSNCVYYNKWLDIEF from the exons ATGGATCCACAGATGAGTGCTTTCTTTG GAATGAATCGATCCCTTGGAGCTCCTGCCCTTAAGCGGAAAAGGCCTGAAACAGATTCCCCAGGCCTGGTTGATGCTGAACGTGCTATTCTCgattcaatcaaaagcaaaaagGATTTGGGTATATGGGTAAGAGACATCAAATTAGACACCAAGCTAACTGATCATGTAGTAAACAAATCACTCAAGTCTTTGATTGCCAAGAAGTTGGTAAAAGAGGTGGTCAACATTCAGTACAAGGGGAAGAAACACTACATGGCCGTCGAGTTTGAGCCTTCGAAGGAGATAAGTGGAGGTGATTGGTACATAGATGGGAACCTCGACAAAGAATTTATTAAGGCACTCCAAGACTTGTGCCTATGGTACATGCGGTCTCAGAGGGTTGCTACGTTACAAGGGGTGCATAATGAATTGAAGAAGAGTGATGTGGTGAATTTCGAACTCTCTGCTCAACAAATTGAAGAGATACTGAATTCCTTGGTTTTGGATGATGAGATTATAGAGGTTAAGAGCAATGGATTGGGGGATTATCGTTCCATACCCATCGGAACAATTTGCTATCGAGTAGCAAGTGTTGCCGGGGTCGCCAAAGGCTCCAAGGTAGGTGCGTTTGCTTCAATTCCTTGTGGTGCTTGTCCCCGAATCAATCAGTGTACATCCGATGGCGTAATTTCTCCAAGTAATTGTGTTTACTACAATAAATGGTTGGACATAGAGTTTTGA
- the LOC140875697 gene encoding protein CYCLOPS-like isoform X2, translating to MEMEGRSYTEFHRNTSEEMFIKTMMESSIGMPAPTMEMMGFKNLTQSFRTDSEELFKSWLTNGENNGSHPTNAGHRPRQASRRISAELASLTNQIGGIGQKKAEDTTQVTQTTSFADDLSNDLHSNRPGAEKGLQGSNLFLAKAWFHSSQPMTRSRSSELRRRYAAMQNSQTTIGMEAMQSVSGNGANNFKQETTEANGFNIIPTSQAPSQYGPFMSPSHSSSSAFHNQQIGNTDKISSVVSMLKGTLERKKLGNQIEKEAADDSSFGYYSTDILANTGLNQRGGVFGCENQVSFQDASTIGAREAGVLQMIEESLLEGIMDPVNPTQMRTFSREPSQSESSAAAPVISNGFEICDDLCVSAQGPSVCESSRYQMGNGRSPDNSSRTKDFRECIYDNLKDNQKKRGLIRYGSVNSSCSAERGDPTKKRRVERSRKMAEAKERSSIPTIPSDMQSILKRCENLEKEVRSLKLNLAFMNRKDSEQTKQIEELQKQNKELGEEKERLLEEIERIIAETGKM from the exons ATGGAGATGGAGGGAAGAAGCTACACAGAGTTTCACAGAAACACGAGCGAAGAGATGTTCATAAAGACGATGATGGAGAGTTCTATTGGGATGCCTGCTCCAACTATGGAGATGATGGGATTCAAGAATCTCACGCAGAGTTTCCGAACAGACAGCGAAGAACTCTTCAAAAGCTGGCTCACTAATGGAGAG AACAATGGAAGTCATCCGACGAATGCAGGGCATCGACCTCGGCAAGCATCAAGGAG GATATCGGCTGAACTAGCGAGCTTAACTAATCAAATTGGGGGCATAGGTCAGAAAAAGGCAGAAGATACCACACAAGTTACACAAACTACATCTTTTGCCGATGACTTGTCTAATGATCTACATTCAAACAG GCCTGGAGCTGAAAAGGGCTTGCAGGGTAGTAATTTGTTCTTGGCAAAG GCCTGGTTTCACAGTTCCCAACCCATGACCAGGAGTAGGTCCTCTGAGTTGAG GAGGAGATATGCTGCTATGCAGAATTCACAGACAACGATAGGTATGGAGGCAATGCAGAGTGTATCTGGAAATGGTGCCAACAATTTCAAGCAAGAGACAACAGAGGCAAATGGGTTCAATATCATACCTACAAGCCAGGCTCCAAGCCAATACGGTCCATTCATGTCTCCATCTCATTCATCGTCGTCTGCGTTCCACAATCAACAAATAGGGAATACTGATAAAATCTCTTCCGTTGTGAGCATGCTGAAGGGTACACTAGAACGCAAGAAACTCGGTAACCAGATCGAAAAGGAAGCTGCAGATGACAGTTCTTTTGGCTATTACAGCACTGACATCTTGGCAAACACAGGCTTAAACCAGCGGGGAGGGGTTTTTGGATGTGAAAATCAAGTAAGTTTTCAAGATGCATCCACAATTGGAGCCAGGGAAGCTGGAGTCCTACAAATGATCGAAGAGTCATTATTGGAAGGTATTATGGATCCAGTGAACCCGACCCAGATGAGAACCTTTTCTAGGGAGCCATCTCAAAGTGAATCCTCGGCTGCTGCTCCAGTGATTTCAAATGGTTTCGAGATCTGTGACGATCTTTGTGTTTCAGCTCAGGGTCCTAGTGTTTGTGAGAGCTCTAGGTATCAAATGGGAAATGGAAGGAGTCCAGACAACAGCTCGAGAACTAAAG ATTTCAGAGAATGCATATATGATAACTTAAAAGACAATCAGAAG AAACGAGGGCTGATTCGATATGGATCCGTGAACTCATCCTGTTCAG CTGAGAGAGGAGATCCTACAAAAAAGCGTAGAGTCGAGCGCTCACGAAA GATGGCGGAAGCAAAGGAAAGAAGTTCAATACCAACAATTCCTTCAGATATGCAATCGATTTTAAAGAGGTGTGAAAATCTTGAGAAGGAAGTGCGTTCACTTAAACTTAACTTGGCTTTCATGAATAG AAAAGATTCCGAGCAGACGAAGCAAATAGAAGAACTACAGAAACAGAATAAGGAGTTGGGTGAAGAGAAGGAGAGACTTCTTGAAGAAATTGAGAGAATTATTGCAGAAACAGGGAAGATGTGA